AAAAACGCTGATCGACAGCTATTGTTCATGACGTTTACGCTTGTGATCTCCGATCGTGATAAAGAGGTCTTAGAAGATAAATATCAAGCCTTACAAACGATTTTCAAAAATACAGGCTTTAAATTGACACGTCCTCTTGTCGATCAGTTGACGTTATTCTCTCAAGCTTTGCCAGCATCCTTTACGGACTATAATTATTTCGAGCAAGTGGTTGATGAAACGTATTTAGCTCAATCTTCCATGGATGTGACCAATAAAATAGGCAACCGTTTTGGGATGGTACTAGGAAAAGTGGTCACAGGCAAGAAGTTAAGCAGCGTGGAGCAGTCCAGAGATATTAATAATAATATTGTCGTGTTCAATCCTACGCTTACGAAAAAAGCGATTAAAGGTGCTGTTCACACGAACGGAAATATTTTAATCACGGGTCCACCTGGTAGCGGAAAAACGATGCTTGTTAAAAATTTCTTCACGTGGTCCACGTTTTTTGGAACAAAGGTTTTGTATGTAGACCCGAAGAATGAATTTCAAAATTATTATAAAGATGCCTTGAAAACCTATGGGGATATTCCCGAGTTTCGAGATCTTTATGAGCGTATCAATTTCATTCATCTGTCTGAGAGTAGTGAGTTTGCAGGAGCGCTCGATCCCCTTGTTTTTTTAGAAGGAGATAAAGCTATCCAAACCGCCATGATGATTTTAAATACGCTTGCGGAAGTATCGGTTTCAGGTTCTCGAAATGAATCCGTTCATATTTATGATTCGATTTTAGATGAGGTCAATAACGCTGATTTTCCAACCCTTTCAGGAGTTGTGGAACGCATTAAAGAGAAAGATGATACGTTAGGCAAATACATCAGCAAGTTCAAGTATGGATTAGGGCGCATGCTGTTTGGAGTGGAAGGCTCTCAAGGTCTTGATTTCGAGCGTCAAATTAATGTGCTTGGTTTACAGGGCTTGAAGCTTCCGAGTTCCGATAATATGAATGATGAAGAACGCATTGGCCTTTGTTTGATGATGTCCATTTCCAAATACGTGCATACCTTCTCTACTAATGAACAAGAGGATGCTCAAATTATTTTTGATGAAGCATGGACCTTGAAACGATCTTCTGATGGGCAAGAGCTAATTGATGAAATGTTACGTACAGGACGATCACTTAAAACAGATATTGTCCTGGTAACGCAAGCTTATGATGACTTTAATGTAAGCACGACAAAAGAACAAATCGGCGTGAAGTTCGCTTTTCGTCCGAAGTCCGATGAAGCTATCCATCCGATTCTCAACTTCTTCGATATGGAAGAAAACGAAGAAAACCGAAAGATCGTTAGCAATTTAAAACCGGGAATGTGCTTGTTTCAAGACCACTTTGCGAGAAACCAAGCGATTGCCATTGATATTTTGTTTGATGAATGGTTTGAAGCCTTTAAAACGACGAATCGATCTGAAAAAGCGGTTGAATATGAAGAAGTTTATAGTTAAGGAGCTGATGGTGTGAAGAAAATCATTTCTCTGTCCGTTATGGCGGTTCTTCTAACCGCCTGCGGCGGGAATAAGTTAGAGCTTGACCTTGA
Above is a genomic segment from Halobacillus ihumii containing:
- a CDS encoding ATP-binding protein, whose protein sequence is MSKKPLLEYPINHIHKNMVFNKNNEVWAFYQLQEEYLRLNSEADFNSYIERTADFLSNHNYNYHIMILPRRFDFDNFTNVIQENIVKGEFADIGHRYFERAKLTLENEVFLHDYKVYIAIHINKGDSVVTSDVSDFMKKLMKRIREDISKVMTFQASVEDDFSYYEQLEQDFRKKTRHSKSYEPLKEKDIYNLLYYQFHRTSNMFELPDSTYDLTEGVVQNHYGYLTISHQDYTEYISFLPMQEMPVTVENNQYILDIIENVDFPVELQIKYHFKENDTNIRQVRKLKKRFKNFDHEIQTTNTADEDTVVDLASERMGDLLDDVKNADRQLLFMTFTLVISDRDKEVLEDKYQALQTIFKNTGFKLTRPLVDQLTLFSQALPASFTDYNYFEQVVDETYLAQSSMDVTNKIGNRFGMVLGKVVTGKKLSSVEQSRDINNNIVVFNPTLTKKAIKGAVHTNGNILITGPPGSGKTMLVKNFFTWSTFFGTKVLYVDPKNEFQNYYKDALKTYGDIPEFRDLYERINFIHLSESSEFAGALDPLVFLEGDKAIQTAMMILNTLAEVSVSGSRNESVHIYDSILDEVNNADFPTLSGVVERIKEKDDTLGKYISKFKYGLGRMLFGVEGSQGLDFERQINVLGLQGLKLPSSDNMNDEERIGLCLMMSISKYVHTFSTNEQEDAQIIFDEAWTLKRSSDGQELIDEMLRTGRSLKTDIVLVTQAYDDFNVSTTKEQIGVKFAFRPKSDEAIHPILNFFDMEENEENRKIVSNLKPGMCLFQDHFARNQAIAIDILFDEWFEAFKTTNRSEKAVEYEEVYS